From the genome of Triticum aestivum cultivar Chinese Spring chromosome 3B, IWGSC CS RefSeq v2.1, whole genome shotgun sequence, one region includes:
- the LOC123069049 gene encoding coleoptile phototropism protein 1, with protein MKSSSQSHSPRTPSPRARGTAAAAADHARSSSEPWVLACVDDTCVNDVESFARTVAAVKSKPRPDLLPSVLSHYAAKWLPDVATSASGRFLPPESPTATWLKKRLLLETLVAALPPDPPNGAAADDGITCDFLLKLLRAGSMVGADAALLRDLESRAARRLDQATLAAVMIPAFGHAPGGSTLLDVPLVLRLVRGFLKEGGKGAGGGAGARVAKLVDAYLAEAALEAELRPAELEELARAVPAHARAADDALYRAVDTYLKAHPGAGKEERKSLWRLIDARKLSAEAAAHAVQNDRLPVRSVMQVLFSEHGKLNRLADLGASFSGTRVPCSPAAALDLHSGSGRCPSKREALAQHQEMRRLREDVARLQVQCSALQEQVERLGSERRRRGGVGGFKWSTLWFGGGGDVARIEDSESGMERRTPASGKKGRGMATATPTPTRRTPKWRKSMS; from the exons aTGAAGTCGTCGTCCCAGAGCCACAGCCCCAGGACCCCGTCGCCGCGCGCTCGCGGCACCGCGGCGGCAGCCGCCgaccacgcgcgctcctcctcggaGCCATGGGTTCTGGCATGCGTGGACGACACGTGCGTCAACGACGTGGAGAGCTTCGCGCGCACCGTCGCCGCCGTGAAGTCCAAGCCCCGCCCCGACCTGCTCCCGAGCGTGCTGTCCCACTACGCCGCCAAGTGGCTCCCGGACGTGGCCACGTCCGCGTCCGGCCGCTTCCTGCCCCCGGAGAGCCCCACGGCCACGTGGCTCAAGAAGCGCCTGCTCCTGGAGACCCTGGTCGCCGCGCTCCCGCCGGACCCGCCCAACGGCGCGGCCGCGGACGACGGCATCACGTGCGACTTCCTGCTGAAGCTGCTCCGGGCGGGGAGCATGGTGGGCGCGGACGCGGCGCTGCTGCGGGATCTGGAGTcccgcgcggcgcggcggctggacCAGGCGACGCTGGCGGCCGTGATGATACCGGCGTTCGGGCACGCGCCGGGCGGGTCGACGCTGCTGGACGTGCCGCTGGTGCTGCGGCTGGTGCGCGGGTTCCTCAAGGAGGGCGGcaagggcgccggcggcggggccggcgcgaGGGTGGCGAAGCTGGTGGACGCGTACCTGGCGGAGGCGGCGCTGGAGGCTGAGCTGCGGCCCGCCGAGCTGGAGGAGCTCGCCCGCGCCGTGCCCGCCCACGCGCGCGCGGCcgacgacgcgctctaccgcgccGTCGACACCTACCTCAAG GCACATCCAGGCGCCGGGAAAGAGGAGCGGAAGTCGCTGTGGAGGCTGATCGACGCCCGGAAGCtgtcggcggaggcggcggcgcacgcCGTCCAGAACGACCGGCTGCCGGTGCGCTCCGTGATGCAGGTGCTCTTCTCGGAGCACGGCAAGCTGAACCGCCTGGCCGACCTGGGCGCCTCCTTCAGCGGCACCAGGGTCCCCTGCAGCCCGGCGGCGGCGCTGGACCTCCACTCCGGCAGCGGCCGCTGCCCCTCCAAGCGCGAGGCCCTGGCGCAGCACCAGGAGATGCGCCGCCTGCGCGAGGACGTCGCCAGGCTCCAG GTGCAGTGCAGCGCGCTGCAGGAGCAGGTGGAGAGGCTGGGCTCGGAGAGGAGGCgccgcggcggcgtcggcgggtTCAAGTGGAGCACGCTctggttcggcggcggcggcgacgtcgcgAGGATCGAGGACTCGGAGAGCGGCATGGAGCGGCGGACGCCGGCGAGCGGGAAGAAGGGCAGGGGCATGGCCAcggcgacgccgacgccgacgcggcGGACCCCCAAGTGGCGCAAGTCCATGTCATGA
- the LOC123069048 gene encoding uncharacterized protein, with protein sequence MAAFTEEERAVDDALGYPKAYARLCRAAGSGGGALGLPYAHGPPGAFLPYVLQPHEALRAKDLNETFPVVDAEAAPTANPRGFANLLWKQLHHLGNAGFDPALFRVDAYGNVLYLHADAASPLAWDVHHWFPCARGGRTVPSNLRIMQLQASRKKHNKLEFLVPWWDLQLGISVNQFLSIFASKNTDFRNRAFAFLFADGANEELSSLQAVEAHAFPHHFADMKKKLGLAPAAIVSARGSDNSVLKSIDANRPVRSNYPLIAAKKFSGEKDENMAAAHGHGGNSMMKENNNPDVDGYISNPYLSIAMARDSLRQREEAKKKQAELTELEKEAAEMQQKNEEERVAIQDLEAQLIKRRRRVEKCRRLADAQANYKTVLEKMIRDAMHQSVVYKEQLRLNQTATSTLMARLEAQRAMCDSSETELRKKYQHRDDLERQVKPFIDQARKRYRVDDEIPEERHCESFRYLPERVSRSSPLKQELRVFLEEAQRTSDAYNISLEGGEIGEGTSTMSYVNTEQPSKVISFPRRSISTDENMSYTERGRASVREKLEQSAIRERRHSRGRERKESMVSRGVGTPIKSRDGKGKAAMLESETERSHHASQTVSFPRTPSVPPSPPYRATGVYGTPRYHTEQSLPVQKDDEMLHPRRVARAEDNENMNYRGKGHVDKWLHMLMEDQQEEGNEVAYRSSEDHNAAEENGSDDEQEIQSRIGDEDESCRNEITECVDEITECVDAIVDVGGEDAATHHGTPRCRDSFDIKEEKVERKIWFPRSDSGRGFRSLPSSPSKILGMRRGSDCAGRKPKVGGDDDRRYGYEDLVSTSSSKFLSKCKQAIKKAVHK encoded by the exons ATGGCGGCGTTcacggaggaggagagggcggTGGACGACGCGCTGGGCTACCCCAAGGCCTACGCCAGGCTCTGCCGCGccgccggcagcggcggcggcgcgctcggCCTGCCCTACGCCCACGGCCCGCCCGGCGCCTTCCTCCCCTACGTCCTCCAGCCCCACGAG GCGCTGCGGGCCAAGGACCTGAACGAGACGTTCCCGGTGGTGGACGCGGAGGCGGCGCCCACCGCCAACCCGCGCGGCTTCGCCAACCTGCTCTGGAAGCAGCTCCACCACCTCGGCAACGCCGGCTTCGACCCGGCGCTCTTCCGCGTCGACGCATACGGGAACGTCCTCTACCTCCacgccgacgccgcctcgccccTCGCCTGGGACGTCCACCACTGGTTCCCCTGCGCCA GGGGAGGGAGGACGGTTCCGAGCAACCTGCGGATCATGCAGCTGCAGGCGTCCAGGAAGAAGCACAACAAGCTCGAGTTCCTCGTCCCGTGGTGGGATCTGCAGCTCGGAATTTCCGTCAACCAGTTCCTCTCCATCTTCGCCTCCAAGAACACCGACTTCAGGAACAGAGCATTCGCGTTCCTCTTCGCCGATGGGGCCAACGAGGAGCTGAGCTCGCTGCAGGCGGTGGAGGCGCACGCGTTCCCGCACCATTTCGCCGACATGAAGAAGAAACTAGGCCTCGCGCCTGCCGCCATTGTCTCCGCCAGGGGCTCCGACAACTCGGTGCTCAAATCCATTGACGCCAACAGACCAGTGAGGTCCAATTACCCTTTGATCG CTGCAAAGAAGTTCTCCGGCGAAAAGGACGAGAACATGGCGGCAGCCCACGGCCATGGTGGTAACTCGATGATGAAAGAGAACAACAACCCAGATGTCGACGGCTACATCAGCAATCCTTACTTGTCCATAGCCATGGCTAGGGACTCGCTGAGGCAGAGGGAAGAGGCGAAGAAGAAGCAAGCTGAGCTCACTGAACTGGAGAAGGAGGCGGCGGAGATGCAGCAGAAGAATGAGGAGGAGAGGGTAGCCATCCAGGACCTGGAGGCCCAACTGATCAAGAGGCGTCGGCGGGTAGAGAAGTGCCGTCGCTTGGCAGACGCCCAGGCCAACTACAAGACAGTGCTCGAGAAGATGATCAGAGACGCCATGCACCA GAGTGTTGTGTACAAGGAACAGCTCAGGCTGAACCAGACTGCAACCAGTACTCTGATGGCGAGACTGGAGGCCCAGAGAGCAATGTGTGACTCATCTGAAACCGAGCTCCGCAAGAAGTACCAGCACAGAGATGATCTGGAGAGGCAGGTGAAGCCATTCATTGATCAAGCAAGGAAGAGGTACCGGGTCGACGATGAAATCCCAGAGGAAAGGCACTGTGAGAGTTTCAGGTACTTGCCAGAAAGAGTATCGAGGAGCAGCCCTCTGAAACAGGAACTGAGGGTTTTCTTGGAGGAGGCTCAGAGGACTTCAGATGCATACAACATTTCCCTGGAGGGGGGAGAGATTGGAGAAGGGACTTCAACAATGAGTTATGTCAACACTGAACAACCTTCCAAGGTCATAAGCTTCCCAAGAAGGTCCATCTCCACCGATGAAAACATGAGTTACACTGAAAGAGGAAGAGCGTCAGTAAGGGAAAAACTAGAACAATCGGCGATCAGAGAGCGGCGTCATAGCAGGGGAAGGGAAAGAAAGGAGAGCATGGTCTCAAGGGGTGTTGGTACACCTATCAAGTCAAGAGATGGTAAGGGCAAGGCAGCCATGCTTGAGTCCGAGACCGAAAGATCTCATCATGCAAGCCAGACAGTCTCATTTCCAAGGACCCCCTCGGTTCCACCAAGTCCTCCATATAGAGCAACCGGCGTGTACGGGACGCCGAGGTACCACACAGAGCAGTCACTACCAGTGCAAAAGGATGATGAAATGCTTCATCCTCGACGTGTTGCCAGAGCAGAAGACAATGAAAACATGAACTACAGAGGCAAGGGACATGTTGATAAGTGGCTTCATATGCTCATGGAGGACCAACAAGAAGAAGGAAATGAAGTGGCATACCGTTCCTCGGAAGATCACAATGCCGCCGAGGAGAACGGTTCGGATGATGAGCAGGAAATCCAAAGTAGAATCGGTGACGAAGACGAGAGCTGCAGGAATGAGATCACTGAATGTGTTGATGAGATCACTGAATGTGTTGACGCGATCGTCGACGTTGGTGGTGAGGATGCTGCTACtcaccatggcaccccaagatgcAGGGATAGCTTTGACATCAAGGAGGAGAAAGTGGAAAGGAAGATCTGGTTCCCGAGGTCGGACAGCGGTAGGGGTTTCCGGTCCCTCCCATCCTCTCCTTCCAAGATCCTGGGAATGAGAAGAGGCTCAGACTGTGCAGGCAGGAAACCTAAGGTGGGTGGCGACGATGATCGTAGATACGGCTATGAGGATTTGGTTTCTACGAGCAGCAGCAAGTTCCTCAGCAAATGCAAGCAGGCGATCAAGAAAGCGGTACACAAATGA